Proteins co-encoded in one Enterobacter sp. R4-368 genomic window:
- the ygaH gene encoding L-valine transporter subunit YgaH, whose translation MRNEVLLLGLLVGCVNFLFRYLPLRIRAGQSRPAKRGVSGVFLDTIGIASICALLVVSCVPEIAADSRRLLPTLAGFAVLGVSFWKTRSIILPTLLSAFAYGIVWKLLADA comes from the coding sequence ATGCGCAATGAGGTGCTGCTGCTCGGCCTGCTGGTGGGCTGCGTCAATTTTTTATTCCGTTATCTGCCGTTGCGTATCCGCGCCGGACAGTCGCGCCCGGCGAAACGCGGTGTGAGCGGTGTGTTTTTGGACACCATTGGCATTGCGTCCATCTGCGCGCTGCTGGTGGTTTCCTGCGTGCCGGAAATCGCCGCCGACAGCCGCCGTTTGCTGCCGACACTTGCCGGTTTCGCGGTGCTCGGCGTGAGTTTCTGGAAAACACGCAGCATTATTCTCCCCACGCTACTGAGCGCTTTCGCGTACGGAATCGTCTGGAAACTCCTGGCAGATGCATAG
- the proX gene encoding glycine betaine/L-proline ABC transporter substrate-binding protein ProX: MRHSVLFATAFATLVSTSAFAADAELPGKGITVKPFQSTIAEESFQTLLVSRALEKLGYTVNTPDEVDYNVGYTSMAAGDVTFTAVNWQPLHDDMYAAAGGDKKFYREGTYVTGAAQGYLIDKKTAEKYHITNIEQLKDPKIARLFDGNGDGKADMMGCSPGWGCEAVINHQHQAYGLENTVTVSHGNYSAMMADTITRFKEGKPVLYYTWTPYWVSDVLKPGKDVVWLQVPFSSLPGEQKDIDTKLPNGMNYGFPVNTMHIVANKAWAEKNPAAAKLFAVMKLPLADINAENAMMHAGKSSEADIQGHVDGWIKAHQQQFDGWIKEALAAQK, encoded by the coding sequence ATGCGACATAGCGTACTTTTTGCCACAGCGTTTGCCACCCTTGTCTCGACCAGTGCATTTGCTGCAGACGCAGAACTGCCAGGCAAAGGCATCACTGTGAAGCCTTTTCAAAGCACTATTGCCGAAGAGAGTTTCCAGACATTGCTGGTGAGCCGCGCCCTTGAAAAACTCGGTTACACCGTGAATACCCCAGACGAAGTGGATTACAACGTGGGTTACACCTCAATGGCGGCGGGCGATGTCACCTTTACCGCCGTCAACTGGCAACCGCTGCATGACGACATGTATGCCGCCGCCGGGGGCGACAAAAAATTCTACCGTGAAGGCACCTATGTCACCGGCGCGGCGCAGGGGTATTTGATCGATAAGAAAACCGCCGAGAAATATCACATCACCAACATTGAGCAGCTAAAAGATCCGAAAATCGCCAGGCTGTTTGACGGTAACGGCGACGGCAAAGCCGACATGATGGGTTGCTCACCGGGCTGGGGCTGTGAAGCGGTGATTAACCACCAGCATCAGGCTTATGGTCTGGAAAATACTGTCACCGTTAGCCACGGGAACTACTCGGCGATGATGGCGGATACCATTACCCGTTTCAAAGAGGGCAAACCGGTGCTCTATTACACCTGGACGCCGTACTGGGTCAGCGACGTGCTGAAACCGGGTAAAGATGTGGTCTGGCTGCAAGTGCCGTTCTCTTCCCTGCCGGGGGAACAGAAAGATATCGACACCAAACTGCCAAACGGCATGAACTACGGGTTCCCGGTGAATACCATGCATATTGTTGCTAACAAAGCCTGGGCCGAGAAAAACCCGGCCGCGGCGAAACTTTTCGCCGTGATGAAACTGCCGCTGGCCGATATCAATGCCGAAAACGCCATGATGCATGCAGGCAAATCCTCTGAAGCGGATATTCAGGGTCACGTTGATGGCTGGATCAAAGCGCACCAGCAGCAGTTCGACGGCTGGATCAAAGAGGCGCTTGCCGCACAGAAATAA
- a CDS encoding AzlC family ABC transporter permease yields MDSSVTATKSTSDQSATFLEGIKDSLPIVLSYVPVAFAFGMNATKLGFTPLESVFFSCIIYAGASQFVITTMLAAGSALWVAALTVMAMDVRHVLYGPSLRSRILQPLKNRKTAVWAFGLTDEVFAAATAKLVRDNRRWSENWMIGIALFSWLSWVAGTVLGAFSGDGLLDGYPAVESALGFMLPALFMSFLLASFQRRQISAVTAALLGALAGVTLFSIPAAILAGIFAGCLAALVQAFYQGASDAQ; encoded by the coding sequence ATGGATAGTTCAGTAACCGCAACAAAGAGCACGTCTGACCAGAGCGCGACATTTCTGGAGGGTATCAAAGACAGCCTTCCCATCGTTTTGAGTTACGTCCCCGTCGCGTTTGCCTTTGGCATGAATGCCACCAAACTCGGTTTTACCCCACTCGAAAGCGTTTTCTTCTCCTGCATTATTTATGCGGGTGCCAGCCAGTTCGTCATCACCACCATGCTTGCCGCGGGTAGCGCATTATGGGTTGCCGCGCTGACTGTGATGGCCATGGATGTTCGCCACGTGCTTTATGGCCCGTCGCTGCGCAGCCGTATTCTGCAACCGCTCAAAAACCGCAAAACGGCCGTCTGGGCTTTTGGCCTGACGGATGAGGTATTTGCCGCCGCCACCGCGAAGCTGGTGCGAGATAACCGTCGCTGGAGCGAGAACTGGATGATCGGCATCGCCTTATTTTCCTGGCTTTCATGGGTGGCGGGCACGGTGCTGGGTGCGTTTTCCGGCGACGGGCTGCTCGATGGTTACCCGGCGGTGGAATCGGCGTTAGGGTTTATGTTGCCCGCGCTGTTTATGAGTTTCCTGCTGGCCTCGTTCCAGCGTCGCCAGATAAGTGCCGTGACGGCGGCGTTGCTCGGCGCACTGGCGGGCGTCACGCTGTTTTCCATTCCTGCCGCGATTCTGGCGGGGATTTTCGCCGGTTGCCTGGCCGCGCTGGTACAGGCGTTTTATCAAGGAGCATCGGATGCGCAATGA
- a CDS encoding MFS transporter — protein sequence MNTPNQGLSPALIALMSVATGLAVASNYYAQPLLDTIAHAFSLTPNQAGFIVTAAQLGYAAGLLFLVPLGDMFERRSLIVLMTLLSAGGMLITASSSSLGLMILGTALTGLFSVVAQILVPLAATLATPDKRGKVVGTIMSGLLLGILLARTVAGLLASLGGWRTVYWVASVLMVLMALALWRGLPKIKQDNHLNYLQLLGSIFGLFAGDKLLRTRAMLGCLSFANFSILWTSMAFLLASPPFQFSEATIGLFGLVGAAGALGARQAGGLADRGHAHLTTTGGLILLLLSWVAIWLGHSSVIALIIGIIVLDLTVQGVHITNQTVIYRVKPDARNRLTAGYMTSYFIGGAAGSLISASAWQHAGWTGVCLAGSVLALLNLLVWWRGFHRQEAAI from the coding sequence ATGAACACACCGAACCAGGGTCTCAGCCCGGCGCTGATTGCGCTGATGTCCGTTGCCACCGGCCTCGCTGTCGCCAGCAACTACTATGCACAACCGCTCCTCGATACCATCGCCCACGCCTTTTCGCTCACGCCCAACCAGGCCGGATTTATTGTTACCGCTGCCCAGCTTGGCTACGCCGCCGGGCTGTTATTTCTCGTGCCGCTTGGCGATATGTTCGAACGACGTTCGCTGATCGTACTGATGACACTGCTGTCGGCAGGCGGCATGCTGATCACCGCCAGTAGTTCGTCGCTCGGTCTGATGATCCTCGGCACGGCGCTGACCGGGCTGTTTTCCGTGGTGGCGCAAATTCTCGTACCGCTGGCCGCCACGCTGGCAACCCCGGACAAACGCGGCAAAGTGGTGGGCACGATCATGAGCGGTCTGCTGCTCGGCATTTTGCTGGCACGCACCGTTGCCGGATTACTGGCAAGCCTCGGCGGCTGGCGCACGGTTTACTGGGTCGCCAGCGTATTAATGGTGCTAATGGCGCTGGCGCTGTGGCGCGGGCTGCCGAAAATCAAGCAAGATAATCACCTTAATTATCTGCAACTGCTTGGCTCGATATTTGGCCTGTTTGCCGGTGACAAACTGTTACGTACCCGGGCAATGCTTGGCTGCCTGAGCTTTGCGAACTTCAGCATTTTGTGGACGTCAATGGCGTTCCTGCTGGCCTCACCGCCGTTTCAGTTCTCCGAGGCGACGATCGGCCTGTTTGGCCTGGTGGGCGCCGCAGGCGCACTTGGCGCACGGCAGGCCGGTGGGCTGGCGGATCGGGGTCACGCCCATCTCACCACCACCGGCGGCCTGATCCTGTTGCTGCTCTCGTGGGTGGCTATCTGGCTTGGACACAGCTCGGTTATCGCCTTGATTATTGGCATTATCGTGCTGGATCTCACCGTGCAGGGGGTGCATATCACCAACCAGACGGTTATCTATCGCGTAAAACCGGACGCGCGAAACCGCCTGACCGCCGGGTATATGACCAGCTATTTTATTGGCGGCGCGGCGGGCTCGCTGATCTCCGCTTCCGCATGGCAACACGCCGGCTGGACAGGAGTTTGCCTGGCGGGTAGCGTTCTGGCACTGCTGAATCTGCTGGTTTGGTGGCGAGGATTTCACCGCCAGGAGGCGGCAATCTAA
- the emrA gene encoding multidrug efflux MFS transporter periplasmic adaptor subunit EmrA — translation MYWLFWQKQAGVCRDENKKIVEKSMSANAESQTPQQPVKKKGKRKNALLLLTLLFIVIAVAYGIYWFLVLRHFEETDDAYVAGNQVQIMAQVSGSVTKVWADNTDFVKQGDVLVTLDATDAQQAFEKAQTALASSVRQTRQSIINSKQLQASIELKKTALAQAQSDFNRRVPLGSANLIGREELQHARDAVASAQAELDVAIQQYNANQAIVLDTRLEDQPAVKQAATEVRNSWLALQRTKIVSPITGYVSRRAVQPGAQITTSTALMAVVPASNLWVDANFKETQLAHMRIGQSATIISDIYGDEVKYTGKVVGLDMGTGSAFSLLPAQNATGNWIKVVQRLPVRIELDAKQLADHPLRIGLSTLVKVDTADREGQVLASQVRTSPAYESNAREISLEPVNTLIENIVKANAG, via the coding sequence ATCTACTGGCTTTTTTGGCAAAAACAGGCCGGCGTTTGCCGGGATGAAAATAAGAAGATCGTGGAGAAAAGCATGAGCGCAAATGCGGAGAGTCAAACCCCGCAGCAACCGGTCAAAAAGAAAGGCAAACGTAAAAACGCCCTTCTTCTGCTGACCTTGCTCTTTATTGTTATTGCCGTGGCATACGGGATTTATTGGTTTTTGGTACTGCGTCACTTCGAGGAGACCGATGACGCGTACGTGGCAGGGAACCAGGTACAAATCATGGCGCAGGTGTCCGGCAGCGTGACGAAAGTCTGGGCCGATAACACTGATTTCGTCAAACAGGGCGATGTGCTGGTAACGCTGGACGCAACTGACGCGCAGCAGGCGTTTGAAAAAGCGCAAACCGCGCTGGCAAGCAGCGTTCGCCAGACCCGCCAGTCAATCATCAACAGCAAGCAGTTGCAGGCGAGCATTGAGCTGAAAAAAACCGCCCTCGCCCAGGCGCAGAGCGATTTTAACCGCCGCGTGCCGCTCGGCAGTGCCAACCTGATTGGCCGTGAAGAGCTGCAACACGCCCGTGATGCCGTGGCCAGCGCGCAAGCAGAGCTGGATGTCGCCATTCAGCAGTACAACGCTAACCAGGCCATCGTGCTTGATACCCGTCTGGAAGATCAACCGGCGGTAAAACAAGCTGCGACCGAAGTTCGCAATAGCTGGCTGGCGCTGCAACGAACTAAAATCGTCAGCCCAATCACCGGCTACGTTTCCCGCCGCGCCGTGCAGCCTGGCGCACAGATCACAACGTCCACCGCGCTGATGGCTGTCGTTCCGGCCAGTAACCTGTGGGTGGATGCGAACTTTAAAGAGACGCAGCTTGCGCATATGCGTATTGGTCAGAGCGCGACCATCATCAGCGACATTTACGGCGATGAAGTGAAGTACACCGGTAAAGTGGTTGGCCTGGATATGGGCACCGGCAGTGCGTTCTCGCTGCTGCCTGCGCAAAACGCCACCGGTAACTGGATCAAAGTGGTTCAGCGTCTGCCGGTACGTATTGAGCTGGATGCAAAACAACTCGCCGACCATCCGCTGCGTATTGGTCTGTCCACGCTGGTGAAAGTGGATACCGCCGATCGTGAAGGTCAGGTGCTGGCAAGCCAGGTGCGCACCAGCCCGGCCTATGAAAGCAACGCCCGGGAAATCAGCCTTGAGCCGGTCAACACCTTGATCGAAAACATCGTGAAAGCCAACGCCGGTTAA
- the emrB gene encoding multidrug efflux MFS transporter permease subunit EmrB, with protein sequence MQQKPLEGAQLVIMTIALSLATFMQVLDSTIANVAIPTIAGNLGSSLSQGTWVITSFGVANAISIPITGWLAKRVGEVKLFLWSTVAFAIASWACGVSSSLGMLIFFRVIQGIVAGPLIPLSQSLLLSNYPPAKRSIALALWSMTVIVAPICGPILGGYISDNYHWGWIFFINVPIGALVVLLTLQSLRGRETRTEQRRIDGVGLALLIVGIGSLQVMLDQGKELDWFNSTEIIVLTIVAVVSISFLVVWELTDDNPIVDLSLFKSRNFTIGCLCISLAYMLYFGAIVLLPQLLQEVYGYTATWAGLASAPVGVIPVLLSPIIGRFAHKLDMRRLVTFSFIMYAVCFYWRAYTFEPGMDFGASAWPQFIQGFAVACFFMPLTTITLSGLPPERLAAASSLSNFARTLAGSIGTSITTTLWTNRESMHHAQLTESVNPYNPNSQEIYNQLQGMGMSQQQASGWIAQQITNQGLIISANEIFWFSAGVFLILLGLVWFAKPPFGAGGGGGGAH encoded by the coding sequence ATGCAACAGAAACCGCTGGAAGGCGCGCAGCTGGTCATTATGACCATTGCGTTGTCGCTTGCGACCTTCATGCAGGTGCTGGACTCGACCATCGCTAACGTTGCTATTCCGACTATTGCCGGTAACCTTGGCTCCTCGCTGAGCCAGGGTACCTGGGTGATCACCTCATTCGGGGTGGCAAACGCCATCTCGATTCCGATCACCGGCTGGCTGGCGAAACGCGTTGGGGAAGTGAAGCTGTTTCTCTGGTCTACCGTCGCCTTCGCAATTGCCTCCTGGGCGTGCGGCGTCTCCAGCAGTCTGGGGATGCTTATCTTCTTTCGTGTGATCCAGGGGATTGTCGCCGGGCCGCTGATCCCGCTGTCACAGAGTTTGTTGCTCAGCAACTATCCCCCTGCCAAGCGCTCTATCGCGCTGGCGCTGTGGTCAATGACGGTGATCGTCGCGCCGATTTGCGGGCCGATCCTCGGCGGCTATATCAGCGATAACTACCACTGGGGCTGGATCTTCTTTATCAACGTACCGATCGGTGCGCTGGTGGTGTTGCTGACGCTGCAAAGCCTGCGTGGGCGCGAAACACGTACCGAGCAGCGGCGCATTGATGGCGTAGGGCTGGCGTTGCTGATCGTCGGTATCGGTAGCCTGCAGGTGATGCTCGACCAGGGTAAAGAGCTCGACTGGTTTAACTCGACGGAGATCATCGTGCTGACGATTGTCGCCGTGGTGTCGATAAGTTTCCTGGTGGTGTGGGAGTTGACCGACGATAACCCGATAGTCGATCTGTCGCTGTTTAAGTCACGCAACTTTACCATCGGCTGCTTGTGTATCAGCCTTGCCTATATGCTCTATTTCGGCGCGATTGTGTTGTTACCACAGTTGTTGCAGGAAGTGTATGGCTACACCGCGACCTGGGCGGGGCTGGCTTCTGCGCCGGTTGGCGTGATCCCGGTGCTGTTGTCGCCGATTATTGGCCGCTTCGCGCATAAGCTGGATATGCGCCGTCTGGTGACGTTCAGCTTTATTATGTATGCGGTGTGCTTCTACTGGCGTGCGTATACCTTCGAGCCGGGCATGGATTTCGGCGCTTCGGCGTGGCCTCAGTTCATTCAGGGTTTCGCGGTGGCGTGCTTCTTTATGCCGCTGACGACCATCACCCTTTCCGGTTTGCCACCAGAGCGACTGGCGGCGGCGTCGAGCCTGTCGAACTTCGCGCGTACGCTGGCGGGCTCGATCGGAACCTCGATCACCACGACGCTGTGGACGAACCGGGAATCGATGCATCATGCGCAGCTTACAGAGTCGGTCAATCCGTACAATCCGAACTCGCAGGAAATCTATAACCAGCTGCAGGGAATGGGCATGTCGCAGCAACAGGCTTCCGGCTGGATAGCGCAGCAGATAACCAACCAGGGGCTGATTATCTCCGCCAATGAGATTTTCTGGTTCTCTGCGGGGGTGTTCCTGATCTTGCTGGGGCTGGTGTGGTTTGCCAAACCGCCATTTGGTGCGGGCGGCGGCGGCGGCGGCGCGCATTAA
- the mprA gene encoding transcriptional repressor MprA encodes MDSSFTPIEQMLKFRASRYEDFPFQEILLTRLCMHMQGKLLENRNKMLKAQGINETLFMALITLESQENHSIQPSELSSALGSSRTNATRIADELEKRGWIERRESDNDRRCLHLQLTEKGHEFLRQVLPPQHNCLHQLWSSLSVGEKDQLEHITRKLLTRLDQMEEDDVILEALR; translated from the coding sequence ATGGATAGTTCGTTTACGCCCATTGAACAAATGCTTAAGTTTCGCGCCAGCCGCTATGAAGATTTCCCGTTTCAGGAAATTCTGTTAACCCGCCTGTGTATGCATATGCAGGGCAAGTTGCTGGAAAACCGCAATAAGATGCTGAAAGCGCAGGGCATTAACGAGACATTGTTTATGGCGCTGATTACCCTGGAATCCCAGGAAAATCACAGTATTCAGCCTTCTGAGCTGAGTAGCGCGCTGGGTTCATCCCGTACCAATGCGACACGCATCGCTGATGAGCTGGAAAAGCGCGGCTGGATTGAGCGTCGCGAAAGCGATAACGATCGTCGCTGTCTGCACCTGCAACTGACCGAGAAAGGTCACGAGTTCCTGCGCCAGGTTCTGCCCCCGCAGCATAACTGCCTGCATCAACTCTGGTCTTCGCTGAGCGTTGGCGAGAAAGATCAGCTTGAGCATATCACCCGAAAACTCCTGACGCGTCTCGACCAGATGGAAGAGGACGACGTCATTCTCGAGGCGTTGCGCTAA
- the proW gene encoding glycine betaine/L-proline ABC transporter permease ProW, with translation MADQNNPWDSAPATDNAAQSADAWGGGSSAPADGGSADWLHSAPAPAPEHFNIMDPFHKTLIPLDSWVTQAIDWVVMHFRPLFQGIRVPVDYILSAFQQMLLGMPAPVAIILFSLIAWQMSSAGMGVATLVSLIAIGAIGAWSQAMVTLALVLTALLFCVVIGLPMGIWLARSQRAAKIVRPLLDAMQTTPAFVYLVPIVMLFGIGNVPGVVVTIIFALPPVVRLTILGINQVPADLIEASRSFGASPRQMLFKVQLPLAMPTIMAGINQTLMLALSMVVIASMIAVGGLGQMVLRGIGRLDMGLATVGGVGIVILAIILDRLTQAVGRDSRSRGNRRWYQTGPLGLLTRPFAK, from the coding sequence ATGGCTGATCAAAACAACCCGTGGGATAGCGCACCGGCAACCGACAACGCCGCGCAGTCTGCGGATGCCTGGGGCGGCGGCAGTAGCGCACCAGCCGATGGCGGCAGCGCTGACTGGCTGCACAGCGCGCCGGCACCCGCGCCGGAACACTTCAATATTATGGATCCGTTCCACAAGACGCTGATCCCGCTCGATAGCTGGGTAACGCAGGCGATCGACTGGGTGGTGATGCACTTCCGCCCGTTGTTTCAGGGCATTCGCGTGCCGGTGGATTACATCCTCAGCGCATTCCAGCAGATGCTGCTGGGCATGCCCGCGCCGGTGGCGATTATTCTTTTCTCGCTGATCGCCTGGCAGATGAGCAGCGCCGGAATGGGCGTTGCCACGCTGGTATCACTGATTGCTATTGGTGCTATCGGTGCCTGGTCGCAGGCGATGGTGACATTGGCGCTGGTACTGACCGCCCTGCTGTTCTGCGTGGTGATCGGTTTGCCAATGGGCATCTGGCTGGCACGTAGCCAGCGCGCGGCGAAAATCGTTCGCCCGCTGCTGGATGCGATGCAGACCACCCCCGCGTTTGTCTACCTGGTGCCGATTGTGATGCTGTTTGGTATCGGCAACGTACCGGGCGTGGTGGTGACGATTATCTTCGCCCTGCCGCCGGTGGTACGTCTGACTATTCTCGGCATCAACCAGGTGCCGGCCGATTTGATCGAAGCCTCGCGCTCATTTGGCGCAAGCCCGCGCCAGATGTTGTTTAAAGTACAGTTACCGCTGGCCATGCCCACCATTATGGCGGGAATTAACCAGACGTTGATGCTTGCCCTCTCCATGGTAGTGATCGCCTCGATGATCGCCGTTGGCGGGCTTGGCCAGATGGTACTGCGCGGTATTGGCCGCCTTGATATGGGGCTTGCCACCGTTGGCGGCGTGGGGATTGTTATCCTCGCTATCATTCTCGACCGCCTGACGCAGGCTGTCGGTCGCGATTCCCGCAGCCGCGGTAATCGCCGCTGGTATCAAACCGGCCCGCTGGGTCTGCTGACCCGCCCTTTCGCTAAATAA
- a CDS encoding FKBP-type peptidyl-prolyl cis-trans isomerase N-terminal domain-containing protein yields the protein MIKLRHSSAVLLSVFSLSVYAEPDLLLERLNKEHIISAEPNSPFTVDRGAAGEVVVPPPLAPVKLPAPKPDSSEQHIKQLKDQLAALQHEIKTLRKKQAAAIVKPGEASGEGDNQRQQLQALSQQLAQANKSGDALNSQLDAAMKKMSMQASRIEKLEEALKQSSEEKAQAKQQLNTVQATPRPQDAEQLQSMSNDNKVLQQQLAEAKEQAAASEEKRQLAMAKTAELEKQLAEANKTREAADAQLVEATKQTSGQSTQLAELEAKLKQRSEENALAQQQLAEAKEQAAASEEKRQLATAKTADLEKQLAEANKTREAADAQLSEATKQTTRQSAQLAALEAKLKQCSEENTLATAKTAELEKQLAEANKTRETADAQLADVTKQTSGQSAQLAELEAKLKQRSEENALAQQQLAEAKEQAAASEEKHRLATAKTAELEKQLAEANKTRETADAQLAEATKQTTGQSAQLAELEAKLKQSSEQKAQVEQQLAAAQATPAVAKTAATKAASPAFSLAAKKSEHARVNYAWGVWFAAKVQLESEVLKDIGQKFMPTAFLQGLQDKFANTLQMQNAELEKILSTLNKQVDDARQREITRNKKQGQQLLADAAKLKGAVQADNGVVYLVEKRGPGAAIGDTDVIRFKVDEKVSSGQVLAQNEVNTARVSELPMVMRAGVKKLVVGGRVKIYVPTELAYGEEGIPGAVPPGVTSVMTLEVLGIEK from the coding sequence ATGATAAAACTACGCCACTCCTCTGCTGTATTGTTATCGGTTTTCTCTCTTTCCGTCTATGCTGAGCCCGATTTATTACTCGAACGCCTCAACAAAGAACATATCATATCGGCCGAACCGAACTCACCGTTTACGGTTGATCGGGGTGCCGCAGGGGAGGTTGTTGTCCCGCCACCTCTCGCCCCTGTGAAACTGCCAGCGCCAAAACCCGATTCGAGTGAACAACACATCAAGCAGCTTAAGGACCAGCTTGCCGCGCTACAGCATGAAATCAAAACGCTACGGAAAAAGCAGGCCGCCGCGATCGTAAAACCCGGGGAGGCGTCTGGTGAAGGTGATAATCAGCGCCAGCAGTTACAGGCACTTAGCCAACAACTGGCGCAGGCAAATAAATCCGGTGACGCATTAAACAGCCAGCTTGATGCCGCCATGAAAAAGATGAGTATGCAGGCATCCCGTATTGAGAAGCTGGAGGAGGCGCTAAAGCAAAGTAGTGAAGAGAAAGCGCAAGCGAAACAGCAGTTAAATACGGTTCAGGCAACGCCGCGTCCCCAGGACGCCGAACAACTCCAGTCGATGAGCAACGATAACAAAGTGCTACAGCAGCAGCTGGCGGAGGCGAAAGAGCAGGCCGCGGCATCTGAGGAGAAACGCCAGCTGGCGATGGCGAAAACGGCGGAGCTGGAAAAACAGCTCGCTGAGGCGAATAAAACGCGCGAAGCAGCAGATGCGCAACTGGTTGAGGCGACAAAGCAAACTAGCGGGCAGAGCACGCAACTTGCCGAGCTGGAAGCGAAGCTGAAACAGCGCAGTGAAGAGAATGCGCTGGCGCAGCAGCAGCTGGCGGAAGCGAAAGAGCAGGCCGCTGCATCTGAGGAGAAACGCCAGCTGGCGACGGCGAAAACGGCAGATCTGGAAAAACAGCTTGCTGAGGCGAATAAAACGCGCGAAGCAGCAGATGCGCAACTGTCTGAGGCGACAAAGCAAACTACCAGGCAGAGCGCGCAACTCGCCGCGCTGGAAGCGAAGCTGAAGCAGTGCAGTGAAGAGAATACGCTGGCAACGGCGAAAACGGCGGAGCTGGAAAAACAGCTCGCTGAGGCGAATAAAACGCGCGAAACGGCAGATGCGCAGCTGGCTGACGTGACAAAGCAAACTAGCGGGCAGAGCGCACAGCTCGCCGAGCTGGAAGCGAAGCTGAAGCAGCGCAGTGAAGAGAATGCGCTGGCGCAGCAGCAGCTGGCGGAGGCGAAAGAGCAGGCTGCTGCATCTGAGGAGAAACATCGGCTGGCGACGGCGAAAACGGCAGAGCTGGAAAAACAGCTCGCTGAGGCGAATAAAACGCGCGAAACGGCAGATGCGCAACTGGCGGAGGCGACAAAGCAAACTACCGGGCAGAGTGCGCAACTCGCCGAGCTGGAAGCGAAGCTGAAGCAGAGTAGCGAGCAGAAAGCGCAAGTGGAGCAGCAGCTCGCAGCGGCACAGGCTACGCCAGCCGTAGCAAAAACTGCAGCAACGAAAGCGGCTTCGCCAGCCTTCTCACTGGCGGCGAAAAAATCAGAACACGCCCGCGTTAACTATGCCTGGGGTGTCTGGTTTGCGGCAAAAGTCCAGCTTGAGAGCGAGGTGCTCAAAGATATCGGGCAGAAATTTATGCCGACGGCTTTTTTGCAGGGCTTGCAGGATAAATTCGCTAACACTCTGCAAATGCAGAATGCAGAGCTGGAAAAGATCCTCAGTACGCTCAACAAGCAGGTAGACGATGCGCGGCAACGCGAAATAACCCGTAACAAGAAGCAAGGACAGCAGTTGCTGGCCGATGCGGCGAAGCTAAAGGGCGCGGTGCAGGCGGATAACGGCGTGGTCTATTTGGTTGAAAAACGTGGGCCGGGTGCCGCTATTGGCGATACCGATGTCATTCGTTTCAAAGTGGATGAAAAGGTCAGCTCCGGGCAGGTGCTCGCACAGAACGAAGTCAACACCGCGCGCGTGAGCGAGCTGCCGATGGTGATGCGTGCTGGTGTAAAAAAACTGGTCGTGGGTGGCAGAGTGAAGATTTATGTTCCCACCGAGCTGGCTTACGGCGAGGAAGGTATACCTGGCGCTGTACCGCCCGGCGTGACTTCCGTGATGACGCTGGAAGTTCTCGGCATTGAGAAGTAA